In Selenomonas dianae, a genomic segment contains:
- the rplM gene encoding 50S ribosomal protein L13, producing the protein MAKAADIERKWYVVDAENQTVGRLAAEIAKVLRGKNKPIYTPHVDTGDYVIVINAEKVKFTGKKLTDKTYFRHSGYQGGTTFTTAGQMLDRFPTRVIEHAVKGMLPKNSLGAQIFRKLNVYVGPEHPHAAQKPEPLAFDIR; encoded by the coding sequence ATGGCAAAAGCCGCCGATATTGAACGCAAGTGGTATGTTGTAGACGCCGAGAATCAGACGGTCGGTCGTCTTGCGGCAGAGATCGCAAAGGTTCTGCGCGGCAAGAACAAGCCCATCTACACACCGCACGTTGATACCGGCGATTATGTCATCGTTATCAATGCTGAGAAAGTCAAGTTCACGGGAAAGAAGCTGACGGACAAAACCTACTTCCGTCACTCTGGCTATCAAGGCGGCACGACCTTTACGACTGCCGGTCAGATGCTCGATCGTTTTCCAACCCGCGTCATCGAACACGCTGTCAAGGGTATGCTGCCGAAGAACAGCCTCGGCGCGCAGATCTTCCGTAAGCTGAATGTTTACGTCGGTCCCGAGCATCCCCACGCAGCACAGAAGCCCGAACCGCTGGCGTTTGATATTCGCTGA
- a CDS encoding aspartate kinase, translating into MALIVKKFGGSSVATPEKIKNVAKRILSEKAPDDRIVMVVSAMGDTTDDLIALAGEVVESPYQYAREMDMLMTTGEQVSIALLAMAFRSMGQPAVSLTGAMAGMRTDSAHTKGRILGLAPKRVHEELDKGNIVVIAGFQGTDAEGNPVTLGRGGSDTSAVAIAGAIGADTCEIFTDVDGIYSADPRIAKGARRMREITYNEMLEMARLGAGVMQPRSVEMGQLYGIPIHVRSTFTSEPGTIIREEYTVEEKSFIIRGVTHDEQVSKITVLGVSNVPGVAHKIFSALADANIDVDMIVQSIRSAESNMTDMVFTVATIDAEEAKQVVEGISAEIKASAVAIDNDVAKISIVGAGMLGSPGIASRMFGALSSADINIEIISTSEISISCLIKGGSVKDAVNRIHNEFFPGEA; encoded by the coding sequence ATGGCACTAATTGTAAAGAAATTTGGCGGAAGTTCGGTGGCTACGCCTGAAAAAATTAAAAATGTGGCGAAACGAATCTTGAGTGAGAAAGCCCCCGATGATCGCATTGTCATGGTTGTTTCGGCCATGGGCGACACGACGGATGATCTCATCGCGCTTGCTGGCGAGGTGGTGGAGAGCCCCTACCAGTATGCGCGCGAGATGGATATGCTCATGACGACGGGCGAACAGGTCTCCATCGCACTCCTTGCGATGGCATTTCGTTCGATGGGACAGCCCGCCGTTTCTCTCACGGGAGCGATGGCTGGAATGCGTACGGACAGCGCACATACGAAGGGGCGTATTCTTGGGCTTGCGCCGAAACGTGTGCACGAGGAGCTGGACAAGGGCAATATCGTTGTCATTGCGGGATTTCAAGGAACGGATGCGGAGGGAAATCCCGTGACCCTCGGACGCGGCGGCTCAGACACTTCCGCTGTCGCGATAGCGGGTGCAATCGGTGCGGATACTTGTGAGATCTTCACGGATGTCGACGGGATCTATTCCGCAGATCCACGCATTGCAAAGGGTGCACGCCGTATGCGTGAAATCACCTACAACGAAATGCTTGAGATGGCGCGTCTCGGTGCGGGTGTCATGCAGCCGCGCTCTGTGGAGATGGGACAGCTTTACGGCATCCCCATTCATGTGCGCTCGACCTTTACGTCGGAACCGGGAACCATCATTAGGGAGGAATACACAGTGGAAGAAAAATCCTTTATCATTCGCGGCGTCACGCATGACGAGCAGGTTTCAAAGATCACCGTGCTCGGTGTTTCCAATGTTCCCGGTGTCGCACACAAGATTTTCTCTGCGCTTGCAGATGCCAACATCGACGTGGATATGATTGTGCAGAGCATTCGCAGTGCCGAATCCAATATGACGGATATGGTCTTTACCGTCGCCACCATCGATGCGGAGGAAGCAAAACAGGTCGTCGAGGGCATCTCTGCAGAAATCAAAGCATCTGCCGTCGCCATCGACAACGATGTGGCAAAGATCTCCATTGTCGGCGCAGGAATGCTCGGCAGTCCCGGGATCGCCTCACGGATGTTTGGTGCACTCTCAAGTGCGGACATCAATATCGAGATCATCAGTACCTCCGAAATCAGCATCTCCTGCCTCATCAAGGGCGGCAGCGTCAAGGACGCTGTCAACCGCATCCACAATGAGTTCTTCCCCGGTGAAGCATAA
- the rpsI gene encoding 30S ribosomal protein S9, translating to MAQVTYYGTGRRKTSVARVRLVPGDGKVTINGREMAEYFGLKTLELIVRQPLNLTETVDKYDVIANVSGGGASGQAGAIRHGITRALIEMDAELRPALKKAGFVTRDPREKERRKYGLKKARKASQFSKR from the coding sequence ATGGCACAAGTCACTTACTACGGCACGGGTCGCCGCAAGACCTCAGTTGCACGCGTTCGCCTCGTTCCGGGCGACGGCAAGGTTACGATCAATGGTCGTGAGATGGCAGAATACTTTGGCCTCAAGACTCTCGAACTGATCGTTCGTCAGCCGCTCAACCTGACGGAGACGGTCGATAAATACGATGTCATTGCCAACGTATCCGGCGGCGGTGCATCCGGTCAGGCGGGTGCAATCCGTCATGGCATTACGCGCGCCCTCATCGAGATGGATGCAGAGTTGCGCCCTGCCCTCAAGAAGGCGGGATTCGTCACACGTGACCCGCGTGAGAAGGAACGCCGCAAGTACGGTCTCAAGAAGGCACGCAAGGCATCCCAGTTCTCGAAGCGTTAA
- a CDS encoding RrF2 family transcriptional regulator gives MKISAKGRYGIAAMVYLARSYDAFSPITIISISEHLGISKIYLEQVFSLLKRSKLVNSIKGSQGGYQLARHPHEISAYDILSSIEISLIEKTGPVSEKMVQLNHILSREVFEALDKSIYEVLNAITLEDLLTALNHEESSENLMYFI, from the coding sequence ATGAAGATCTCAGCAAAGGGGCGCTATGGCATTGCCGCAATGGTCTATCTCGCACGCAGTTATGATGCCTTCTCCCCCATTACGATCATCAGCATATCGGAACACCTTGGCATCTCAAAGATCTATCTTGAGCAGGTTTTCTCCCTGCTCAAGCGCAGCAAACTGGTAAACTCCATCAAAGGATCTCAGGGTGGCTATCAGCTTGCCCGTCATCCACACGAAATTAGTGCCTATGACATTCTTTCCTCCATTGAGATTTCCCTTATCGAAAAAACGGGACCGGTTTCTGAAAAAATGGTTCAGCTCAATCATATTCTTTCCCGTGAGGTCTTTGAAGCACTTGACAAGAGTATTTATGAGGTTCTGAATGCCATTACACTGGAAGATCTTCTCACGGCGCTGAACCATGAGGAGAGCAGTGAAAATTTGATGTACTTTATTTGA
- a CDS encoding aminotransferase class I/II-fold pyridoxal phosphate-dependent enzyme, with product MAIQMAASHAASRRLKDAIFGAAAACRAAITEYGEERVVNATIGAVMDDTGKLAHLPTVERVFRSLPIEDYIAYAPISGLPEYLEATIDITFAGNRPAGYLAAIATAGGTGALRTAVDNYVEKGNQVLTSDWFWGTYNVICQELGSSVTNFQLFDESNNFNHTAFAASVDALLKVQESLLIILNTPAHNPTGYSLSSEDWDHVLDCVKKHAAAGKKIYLLVDIAYIDFAGEKHEARAFMQKFSNLPENILTLFAFSMSKAYTFYGQRCGALIALSSSKAVIDEFGEISKYAARATWSNINRGAMTLLTRIQQDKTAYASYEAERDALYHLVQERGDIFMQEAAQCELPALPYKGGFFLAIPAADPQAVCNRLHEDLIFAVPLKMGVRIAACSVPKEKMCGIAEKVKHAMDKMP from the coding sequence ATGGCTATTCAGATGGCGGCATCGCATGCGGCATCAAGGAGACTGAAGGACGCAATTTTCGGTGCTGCTGCGGCGTGCCGCGCCGCTATCACCGAATACGGCGAGGAACGCGTTGTGAACGCAACCATAGGAGCCGTGATGGATGATACCGGAAAACTCGCTCATCTCCCAACGGTTGAGCGCGTCTTCCGCTCCCTGCCGATCGAAGATTATATTGCCTATGCACCGATCTCGGGACTTCCCGAGTATCTTGAGGCGACAATCGACATTACATTTGCCGGAAACCGTCCCGCAGGATACCTCGCCGCGATTGCGACCGCAGGCGGTACAGGAGCTCTGCGTACCGCTGTCGATAATTACGTTGAAAAGGGCAATCAAGTGCTCACCTCAGATTGGTTCTGGGGAACGTACAATGTCATCTGTCAGGAACTTGGCTCCTCCGTGACAAACTTCCAACTCTTTGATGAGTCGAACAACTTCAACCATACGGCATTTGCTGCATCGGTCGATGCACTCCTCAAGGTGCAGGAGAGCCTGCTCATCATCCTCAATACGCCGGCGCACAATCCAACAGGATACAGTCTCTCCTCCGAGGACTGGGATCATGTGTTGGACTGCGTGAAGAAACACGCCGCCGCAGGAAAGAAAATTTATCTGCTCGTGGACATCGCCTACATCGACTTTGCGGGAGAAAAACACGAAGCACGCGCCTTTATGCAGAAGTTTTCTAATCTGCCGGAAAACATCCTGACACTCTTTGCCTTCTCCATGTCCAAGGCATACACGTTCTACGGACAGCGCTGCGGTGCGCTGATCGCACTCTCGTCGAGCAAGGCAGTCATTGATGAATTCGGTGAAATCAGCAAGTATGCGGCACGCGCGACGTGGTCGAACATCAACCGTGGTGCGATGACCCTCCTGACGCGTATCCAGCAGGACAAGACTGCATATGCCTCGTACGAGGCGGAACGTGATGCACTCTATCACCTTGTGCAGGAGCGCGGCGATATCTTTATGCAGGAAGCGGCACAGTGCGAACTTCCCGCCCTCCCCTATAAGGGCGGTTTCTTCCTCGCCATTCCGGCAGCAGATCCACAAGCGGTCTGTAACCGGCTCCACGAGGATCTCATTTTCGCTGTACCTTTGAAAATGGGCGTACGTATTGCGGCTTGTTCTGTACCAAAGGAAAAAATGTGCGGCATCGCAGAAAAAGTAAAGCACGCAATGGACAAAATGCCTTGA
- the fba gene encoding class II fructose-1,6-bisphosphate aldolase: protein MPLVGTKEMFKKAYEGGYAIGAFNVNNMEIVQGITDAAGELQSPLILQVSAGARKYARHEYLVHLVKAALEINDIPIALHLDHGADFDICKSCIDGGFTSVMIDGSHLPYAENVALAKRVAEYAHAHGVVVEAELGQLAGIEDDVNVSAEDASYTKPEEVQDFVEKTGVDSLAIAIGTSHGAFKFTPEQCTRNADGVLVPPPLRFDILEEIEKRIPGFPIVLHGASSVIPKYVKIINENGGHMPDAVGIPEDQLRRAAKSSVCKINIDSDLRLAMTAGIREHFKKEPAHFDPRQYLTDGRSYIKELVSHKIKEVLGSDGKAAEVQALIDQNK, encoded by the coding sequence ATGCCACTTGTCGGAACAAAGGAAATGTTTAAGAAGGCCTATGAGGGCGGCTACGCCATCGGTGCTTTCAACGTCAACAACATGGAGATCGTTCAGGGCATCACCGATGCTGCAGGAGAGCTCCAGTCCCCTCTGATCCTGCAGGTCTCTGCGGGCGCACGTAAGTATGCTCGTCATGAGTACCTCGTCCATCTCGTCAAGGCAGCTCTTGAAATCAACGATATTCCCATCGCGCTGCATCTCGATCACGGCGCAGACTTTGATATCTGCAAGTCCTGCATCGACGGCGGCTTCACATCCGTCATGATCGACGGCTCCCACCTGCCGTACGCTGAAAACGTTGCACTGGCAAAGCGCGTTGCCGAGTATGCACACGCACACGGCGTTGTCGTCGAGGCAGAGCTCGGACAGCTCGCAGGCATTGAGGACGATGTCAATGTCTCGGCAGAGGATGCGTCCTACACGAAACCCGAGGAAGTACAGGACTTCGTCGAGAAGACGGGTGTCGACTCCCTCGCAATCGCTATCGGCACCTCGCACGGCGCGTTCAAGTTCACACCGGAGCAGTGTACACGCAATGCAGATGGCGTTCTCGTACCGCCCCCGCTCCGTTTCGACATCCTGGAGGAGATCGAGAAGCGCATCCCTGGCTTCCCCATTGTTCTCCACGGAGCGTCCTCCGTCATTCCGAAGTATGTGAAGATCATCAACGAGAACGGCGGACATATGCCGGATGCCGTCGGCATCCCCGAGGATCAGTTGCGCCGCGCAGCAAAGTCCTCCGTCTGCAAGATCAACATCGACTCCGACCTCCGTCTTGCAATGACGGCGGGCATCCGTGAGCACTTCAAAAAAGAGCCCGCACACTTCGACCCGCGCCAGTATCTGACCGACGGCCGCAGCTACATCAAGGAGCTCGTTTCCCACAAGATCAAAGAGGTGCTTGGCTCCGACGGGAAGGCTGCCGAAGTTCAGGCGCTCATTGACCAGAACAAGTAA
- a CDS encoding DUF445 domain-containing protein: MIRAWDKADAALFASGLFFTFSLVLHLHFPSMLWTDGMLMVSEAALVGGVADWFAVTALFRKPLGFPYHTAILPRRRDSFIHAITVMVQKEFFSRRKIFRHIEKIHLIPMLQEFLHKEYTETQMTGTVLHFIRATFLRKKNRKAIDYLSARLKNLLLREDPSELMHRLEGLLSASGWDQKALMRISNLLAQEVAAEETRQSIREALAELEREKIGDGFLSRLLEVTNTVNLDEGAELIQRHTCHVLNELGREHSPLQENAITLLHGCLLDLRQDEEILRLARELQERLAYELPIDETLARLFQGVRTHFQMDLKRAVDPIEEHMPAFYTHLQTILHVEYRHMLRLVEERPELQKIITKVLYDLLARSALHAQTLVGVIVGNVLSRLTDEELNRLIYDKVEEDLLWIRVNGSLVGGCIGFLLFISMKLLS; encoded by the coding sequence ATGATCCGAGCATGGGACAAAGCGGACGCAGCACTTTTTGCATCAGGTCTTTTTTTTACATTTTCACTGGTTTTGCATTTACATTTTCCATCCATGCTCTGGACGGACGGTATGCTCATGGTCAGTGAGGCTGCTCTGGTCGGTGGTGTAGCGGACTGGTTCGCCGTTACGGCACTCTTTCGAAAGCCCCTTGGCTTCCCCTATCACACGGCGATTTTGCCGCGCCGACGAGACAGCTTTATACACGCGATCACGGTCATGGTCCAGAAAGAATTTTTTTCGCGGCGGAAAATCTTTCGTCATATCGAGAAGATCCATTTGATCCCGATGCTTCAGGAATTTTTGCATAAAGAATACACAGAAACTCAAATGACGGGAACGGTTCTTCACTTTATTCGTGCGACATTCCTGCGAAAAAAAAATAGGAAGGCAATTGACTATCTGTCGGCGCGTCTCAAAAATTTACTATTGCGTGAAGATCCTTCCGAGCTTATGCATCGTCTTGAGGGACTGTTAAGCGCAAGTGGATGGGATCAGAAAGCGCTCATGCGTATATCCAATCTTCTTGCTCAGGAAGTCGCTGCGGAAGAAACACGGCAGTCCATTCGTGAAGCACTTGCGGAGCTCGAACGCGAAAAGATCGGCGACGGATTCCTGTCACGCCTTCTTGAGGTGACCAATACCGTCAATCTGGATGAGGGAGCAGAACTGATCCAGCGACATACCTGCCATGTTTTGAATGAACTTGGAAGAGAGCATTCTCCCTTGCAGGAAAATGCGATCACACTTTTACATGGATGTCTGTTGGATCTGCGTCAAGATGAGGAAATCCTACGCCTTGCACGTGAACTACAGGAACGGTTGGCGTATGAACTGCCCATTGATGAAACTCTTGCACGTCTCTTTCAAGGAGTACGAACACACTTTCAAATGGATCTCAAACGTGCTGTTGATCCAATCGAAGAACACATGCCTGCCTTTTACACGCACTTGCAGACAATCCTTCATGTTGAGTATCGACACATGCTGCGATTGGTTGAGGAACGTCCTGAGCTGCAGAAGATTATTACCAAGGTGCTCTATGACCTTTTGGCGCGCTCGGCTCTTCATGCTCAAACACTTGTTGGAGTTATTGTCGGAAACGTCCTCTCACGCCTTACCGACGAAGAACTCAACCGTCTCATCTATGACAAGGTGGAGGAGGATCTGCTGTGGATTCGCGTGAATGGTTCACTTGTTGGTGGGTGTATCGGTTTTCTGCTCTTTATCTCAATGAAACTGCTTTCCTAA